One window from the genome of Pyxicephalus adspersus chromosome 6, UCB_Pads_2.0, whole genome shotgun sequence encodes:
- the DIMT1 gene encoding dimethyladenosine transferase isoform X1, whose protein sequence is MPKVRAEKKSRQHQEIRSQGVMFNTGIGQHILKNPLIVNSIIDKAAIRPTDVVLEVGPGTGNMTIKLLEKAKKVVACELDTRLVAELQKRVQGSAVGNKLQILVGDVLKTDLPFFDLCVANLPYQISSPFVFKLLLHRPFFRCAVLMFQREFAMRLVAKPGDKLYCRLSINTQLLARVDHLMKVGKNNFRPPPKVESSVVRIEPKNPPPPINFQEWDGLVRIAFVRKNKTLAAAFKSSAVQELLEKNYRIHCSLHNVVIPEDFSIAEKIDKILSDTGFSEKRARSMDIDDFIRLLHGFNAEGIHFS, encoded by the exons ATGCCGAAAGTCAGAGCAGAGAAGAAGAGCCGGCAACACCAGGAGATCCGGAGTCAGG gtGTTATGTTTAATACTGGCATTGGCCAACATATTCTGAAGAACCCTCTGATAGTGAACAGCATTATTGACAAG GCTGCCATCCGGCCCACAGATGTTGTTCTTGAGGTTGGTCCAGGAACAGGAAACATGACTATAAAGTTATTGGAAAAAGCCAAAAAG GTTGTGGCTTGTGAGCTGGACACACGGCTTGTGGCTGAGCTTCAGAAGAGAGTTCAAGGCTC AGCTGTCGGAAACAAACTTCAGATTTTGGTTGGTGATGTGCTGAAGACAGATTTGCCCTTTTTTGACCTTTGTGTGGCTAATTTACCCTACCAG atctcttCTCCCTTTGTCTTTAAGTTACTTCTTCACAGACCCTTTTTTAG ATGTGCCGTGCTGATGTTCCAAAGAGAGTTTGCAATGCGACTTGTAGCCAAACCAGGAGATAAGCTGTACTGCCGACTGTCCATTAACACTCAACTTCTGGCTCGTGTGGACCATCTCATGAAA GTGGGGAAGAACAATTTCAGGCCACCTCCAAAAGTTGAATCCAGTGTTGTCAGAATAGAGCCAAAGAATCCTCCTCCACCCATCAACTTTCAG GAATGGGATGGCTTGGTGAGAATCGCTTTTGTAAGGAAGAACAAAACCCTTGCAGCAGCATTTAA ATCCAGCGCAGTCCAAGAACTGCTGGAGAAGAATTACAGAATACATTGTTCTCTTCACAATGTT GTAATTCCAGAGGATTTTAGCATTGCAGAAAAAATTGACAAGATTCTTTCAGACACCGGATTTAGTGAGAAGCGTGCCCGTTCCATGGACATAGATGACTTCATCAG GTTACTGCATGGATTTAATGCAGAAGGAATCCACTTCTCCTAA
- the DIMT1 gene encoding dimethyladenosine transferase isoform X2, which translates to MFNTGIGQHILKNPLIVNSIIDKAAIRPTDVVLEVGPGTGNMTIKLLEKAKKVVACELDTRLVAELQKRVQGSAVGNKLQILVGDVLKTDLPFFDLCVANLPYQISSPFVFKLLLHRPFFRCAVLMFQREFAMRLVAKPGDKLYCRLSINTQLLARVDHLMKVGKNNFRPPPKVESSVVRIEPKNPPPPINFQEWDGLVRIAFVRKNKTLAAAFKSSAVQELLEKNYRIHCSLHNVVIPEDFSIAEKIDKILSDTGFSEKRARSMDIDDFIRLLHGFNAEGIHFS; encoded by the exons ATGTTTAATACTGGCATTGGCCAACATATTCTGAAGAACCCTCTGATAGTGAACAGCATTATTGACAAG GCTGCCATCCGGCCCACAGATGTTGTTCTTGAGGTTGGTCCAGGAACAGGAAACATGACTATAAAGTTATTGGAAAAAGCCAAAAAG GTTGTGGCTTGTGAGCTGGACACACGGCTTGTGGCTGAGCTTCAGAAGAGAGTTCAAGGCTC AGCTGTCGGAAACAAACTTCAGATTTTGGTTGGTGATGTGCTGAAGACAGATTTGCCCTTTTTTGACCTTTGTGTGGCTAATTTACCCTACCAG atctcttCTCCCTTTGTCTTTAAGTTACTTCTTCACAGACCCTTTTTTAG ATGTGCCGTGCTGATGTTCCAAAGAGAGTTTGCAATGCGACTTGTAGCCAAACCAGGAGATAAGCTGTACTGCCGACTGTCCATTAACACTCAACTTCTGGCTCGTGTGGACCATCTCATGAAA GTGGGGAAGAACAATTTCAGGCCACCTCCAAAAGTTGAATCCAGTGTTGTCAGAATAGAGCCAAAGAATCCTCCTCCACCCATCAACTTTCAG GAATGGGATGGCTTGGTGAGAATCGCTTTTGTAAGGAAGAACAAAACCCTTGCAGCAGCATTTAA ATCCAGCGCAGTCCAAGAACTGCTGGAGAAGAATTACAGAATACATTGTTCTCTTCACAATGTT GTAATTCCAGAGGATTTTAGCATTGCAGAAAAAATTGACAAGATTCTTTCAGACACCGGATTTAGTGAGAAGCGTGCCCGTTCCATGGACATAGATGACTTCATCAG GTTACTGCATGGATTTAATGCAGAAGGAATCCACTTCTCCTAA